The Calypte anna isolate BGI_N300 chromosome 20, bCalAnn1_v1.p, whole genome shotgun sequence genome includes a region encoding these proteins:
- the SAMD10 gene encoding LOW QUALITY PROTEIN: sterile alpha motif domain-containing protein 10 (The sequence of the model RefSeq protein was modified relative to this genomic sequence to represent the inferred CDS: inserted 1 base in 1 codon): protein MRGGRDGAALVTAGAXRAFVRIPPPLPPPPPPPAEMQQGRPSLCCVSTIRSSQGPPEPAAAAAAHFSFCRSLLEHTVSAENLSYRLQRNPGSSLTWHDGRSQRPDGGRTVKLLRQPGTEGCQGRACDHYGIYHTSPTLGSLAKPVVLWTQQDVCKWLKKHCPHNYLIYVEVFSHHAITGRALLRLNGEKLQRMGIAPEAQRQEVLQQVLQLQVREEVRNLQLLSQDCTNTVNQAPLGWAVHH, encoded by the exons ATgaggggaggcagggatggagccGCGCTGGTGACAGCCGGTG GGCGAGCGTTCGTGCgcatccctcctcctcttcctcctcctcctcctcctcccgccgAGATGCAGCAGGGCCGACCCTCCCTCTGCTGCGTCTCCACCATCCGCAGCTCGCAGGGACCACCCGAGCCAG ccgcagccgccgccgctCACTTCAGCTTCTGCCGCAGCCTCCTGGAGCACACGGTGTCTGCCGAGAACCTCAGCTACCGCCTGCAGAGGAACCCGGGCAGCAGCCTCACCTGGCACGACGGCCGGAGCCAGCGCCCCGACGGCGGCCGCACCGTCAAACTCCTGCGGCAGCCGGGCACCGAGGGCTGCCAG gGCCGTGCTTGTGACCACTATGGCATCTACCACACCAGCCCCACGCTGGGCAGCCTGGCCAAGCCCGTGGTGCTCTGGACCCAGCAGGATGTGTGCAAATGGCTGAAGAAGCACTGTCCCCATAACTATCTCATCTACGTCGAGGTGTTCTCCCACCATGCCATCACAG GCCGGGCGCTGCTGCGGCTGAACGGGGAGAAGCTGCAGCGCATGGGCATCGCTCCCGAGGCGCAGCGCCAGGAGGTCCTGCAGCaggtcctgcagctccaggtgcGAGAGGAGGTCCGGaacctgcagctgctcagccaaG ATTGCACCAACACTGTGAACCAAGCACCTCTGGGATGGGCTGTGCACCACTGA
- the LOC115599462 gene encoding basic proline-rich protein-like, whose translation MKLFGGCVKFELEERWPVPPPDPSPGSEPKSRAKAPGFVTPWRGPGCPPAPGHPQGRGHGDLHRDKAGTALSPCPGASPSAADTGTFALPGPAVTSRSPHLPPPITPQPGPPRALHLRGASAVAAPRASLPPGPRQPHSREAFGAQHGPGPARPRRREGKKNPSGKMATGGGRSGDRGGWRGGIPFTAGPWREGSGGAGPQLGAYLGGGGGTRCGARRAGPGRVTPPRPARRCRPPPPAAGRAVRGSPARPHPRRHRAPLPRSHPPLTAAHARSPDRPARPGPPRAPPPPPPLPAPPISRGSDDGAGTGTGSGRGREVSREGRRERAADGAEEWDEDEREVLDSPAPPVGFVQTFGEQLGHGLLEVQKLWNNAR comes from the exons ATGAAGCTTTTTGGAGGCTGTGTAAAGTTTGAGTTGGAGGAACGCTGGCCAGTTCCTCCCCCCGACCCTTCCCCGGGATCAGAACCCAAAAGCAGAGCCAAAGCACCCGGCTTTGTCACCCCATGGCGGGGACCGGGCTGTCCCCCTGCCCCGGGGCATCCTCAGGGACGGGGACACGGGGACCTGCACCGGGACAAGGCGGGGACCGCGCTGTCCCCCTGCCCCGGGGCATCCCCGAGCGCAGCGGACACGGGGACCTTCGCCCTGCCAGGTCCCGCTGTCACCTCCCGGAGCCCGCACCTCCCCCCGCCCATCACCCCGCAGCCAGGGCCGCCCCGGGCCCTTCACCTCCGCGGGGCCTCAGCGGTGGCCGCCCCGCGGGCCTCTCTCCCGCCCGGGCCCCGGCAGCCCCATTCCCGGGAGGCGTTCGGGGCCCAGCacgggcccggcccggcccgaccGCGGCGCcgggaggggaaaaaaaacccgaGCGGCAAAATGGCGACGGGCGGCGGGCGGAGCGGGGACCGGGGGGGTTGGAGGGGGGGGATCCCCTTCACGGCGGGCCCATGGCGGGaggggagcggcggggccgggccgcaGCTCGGTGCTTACCTCGGCGGAGGCGGCGGAACGCGGTGCGGGGCGCGGagagccgggccgggccgggtcaCCCCTCCCCGGCCGGCGAGGCGGTgccgcccgccgcccccggCTGCGGGCCGGGCCGTGCGGGGCTCCCCGGCGCGCCCACACCCGCGGCGGCACCGCGCTCCGCTGCCGCGCTCCCACCCGCCCCTCACCGCGGCTCATGCGCGCTCCCCGGACCgccccgcccggcccggcccgccccgcgctccgccgccgccaccgccacTGCCGGCCCCGCCGATCTCGCGTGGTTCCGACGACGGGGCCGGAACCGGGACCGGCAGCGGAcgggggagggaggtgtcccgGGAGGGAAGGCGGGAGCGGGCAGCGGATGGAGCCG AGGAGTGGGATGAGGATGAGAGGGAGGTTCTGGACAGCCCGGCTCCCCCAGTGGGGTTTGTACAGACGTTTGGAGAGCAGCTCGGCCACGGGCTGCTTGAAGTACAGAAACTCTGGAATAATGCAAGGTAA